From the genome of Platichthys flesus chromosome 10, fPlaFle2.1, whole genome shotgun sequence:
TTAATCAACATTTAATGTGGTAaacgtgtctgtgttttcagattccTTCCTTTTTCCTGAACTCACACTCATCACCGTGCGTTGCTGACGCCCCAGTGAGCATGAACCTCAGTCTCCCGGACCAGAGCATGCACAGCTCCAGTGAAGGCTGCATGGAGGACGACAAACCTGATGTCATGTTGCCTTGCTTCCGCAGAAACATGTATGACGAACCTTTGGCCTCATACTCCAACAGCTCCATCATCTCTCAGCTCCTTCGCAAGACAATCCACAGCAAGAGGGCACTGGATGAAAGCCATTTCTACCTTTCGGGCTCCACCGCTGCTGACTCCGGCCAGGAAGACCAGAGCAGCGTCTCCTCTAAGGACAGCACGGTGGAAGCCACGTCCCCCACTGGTCACATCTCCACAGGAACCAGTCTGGACGGTGAGCATCCCATGGCCGACCACCTGCAGGCCAAGAGAGCCAGAGTGGAGAACATCATCAGGGTAATGGCTGGCTCTCCAAACAGCAAGCAGCACGGAGACAGCGAGAGGTCAGATGCAGAGGTCAGAGACACCAGGGAGGCCAGGGACGTCTACAGGGAGAACAAACGCAAACAGAGGTTGCCTCAGCACCAGGAGCACAGTGTCGGAGGACCGGCGAACAGACGACCTGGGAGCAGCAGTGGTGACAACTGTAACACCAAGGACGAGGAGTGTCACAAGCTGAaggagcagctccacagcatGCAGAGGCTCCTGCGTCAACTCCAGGAGAAGTTCCTTCAAGTTTACAACCGGGACGATCCTGAACATGACcacagagaagacacagagCATGATGCTGAAGAGGATTTTGAGATGAGGAACAGCAGGATGATGACAGCAGAGTGTAAAGACCGAATGAAAGCGACCGGTCATCTGGCTCAACCGAGAGAAAATCTGAACCTACAGGACGCCCTGAAGCAGGAGCTCTCCCGGGCTGTAAACGAGTGTGTGGACAGGGTGTTCAAGAAGACGTCCTCCACAGGGCTGGACTTCTCCCCTCAGCCGTGCATGTGCTCGTCTCCGGAGATGCCGATGAGTGTGGGCACAGACAGGAAGAGCCAGCAGGCCAGCTCCACCCATGATCAGCCCCAGTCTGAGGAGGCAGCCGTCAAACCCCGTTCCTTGGAGTACTACAAAAGCTCTGCAGCTCAAAGCCCACAGGACCAGACAGAGGCTCTGTCACTGGTGGTCCGCAAGCCGCCAGTGACCCCCATGAGCTCGGTAACCCAAACAGTGAAGAGGCCCTACCCTGTGCACCAGACACCATTTCAGTTCAATTACAGCACCCCGCTGCACGACAGCCAGATCCTCGAGCACCTCCTCAAGTACGGGCCCCATTCCAGCTTTGGGGCTCTGCCCTGCATGCCCCCGTCAATGGACAGGAACTCCCCAGACTCAGTGGACCTGCCCTGGGAAACCCTCACCATGAGGTCCAAGGTGACCTCCAGCCACCTGGGCCACCACCCTCGCCCCTCCGCCCTGGGGGCAGTGACGGTCGACAGTCTGTGTCTCCCTCACGTCAAGATCGAGTGCAATGATCTGCAGAGCATGGCTGAACGAAACCCCTACATGTCTCTCAACATATCCTTTcagttgaatgaatgaaaaagtttgttttgcaaGTGTCCTTGcctttgcaaaaaaaagaaaaaaccatggttgtttattattgttgttaaaaACTTACTATAACTAGAAGGCACAAGAGCACAAACCTCTTGGGCCAACAGTCATTAGCTCCTTTAATTTTTCAACAAGATCCATTATTACTCCCCAGGtaaaaaacagtg
Proteins encoded in this window:
- the prox2 gene encoding prospero homeobox protein 2, whose product is MNLSLPDQSMHSSSEGCMEDDKPDVMLPCFRRNMYDEPLASYSNSSIISQLLRKTIHSKRALDESHFYLSGSTAADSGQEDQSSVSSKDSTVEATSPTGHISTGTSLDGEHPMADHLQAKRARVENIIRVMAGSPNSKQHGDSERSDAEVRDTREARDVYRENKRKQRLPQHQEHSVGGPANRRPGSSSGDNCNTKDEECHKLKEQLHSMQRLLRQLQEKFLQVYNRDDPEHDHREDTEHDAEEDFEMRNSRMMTAECKDRMKATGHLAQPRENLNLQDALKQELSRAVNECVDRVFKKTSSTGLDFSPQPCMCSSPEMPMSVGTDRKSQQASSTHDQPQSEEAAVKPRSLEYYKSSAAQSPQDQTEALSLVVRKPPVTPMSSVTQTVKRPYPVHQTPFQFNYSTPLHDSQILEHLLKYGPHSSFGALPCMPPSMDRNSPDSVDLPWETLTMRSKVTSSHLGHHPRPSALGAVTVDSLCLPHVKIECNDLQSMAERNPYMSLNIQEGLTPSHLKKAKLMFFYTRYPSSNVLKTFFPDVKFNRCITSQLIKWFSNFREFYYIQMEKFARQCIVDGISEVKDITVSRDSELFRALNMHYNKANDFHVPDRFLEVSEITLHEFYSAVSAAKDSDPSWKKAIYKVICKLDSDVPDEFKTSSYL